In Mercurialis annua linkage group LG5, ddMerAnnu1.2, whole genome shotgun sequence, a single genomic region encodes these proteins:
- the LOC126682064 gene encoding protein SRG1-like, protein MESNLETLIPRSSLPVPYVQDLAKKSLATVPSRYVRPDQDPPFRSDSSSPGQVPIIDMNKLLSEESELDKFHNACKDWGFFQLINHGVSESLVETMKAEATNFFNLPTDEKKKFASKKGEVEGYGQLCVLSEEQKLDWCDLLSLTTIPVHLRKDYLLPKFPLPLRNALEAYSKEMENLGMKIINVMAKSLSIKPSDDMVRLFEPEGWQAMRLNYYPPCPEPELVMGLSPHSDGSGVTILLQVNETDGLQVKKDGNWIPIQSADNAFIINIGDMLEVMSNGIYSSIEHRAVIDSVKERISIATFCSPRLDFHNACKDWGFFQLVNHGVSESLVEKMKVEAKNLFNLPSDEKRKFASIKGEVEGYGQLFVVSEEQKLDWCDLLSLTLIPIHSRKDYLLPNFPLPLRNALEAYSKEMENLSKKIFNLMTKSLKIEPSDDLVRLFEPEGWQVMRLSYYPPCPQPELVMGLSPHSDGSGVTILLQVNEIDGLQVKKDGNWVLIQPVANAFIINIGDMLEVISNGIYPSIEHRAVVNSVKERISISTFCSPRLDAEIGPMPSLITPQTAPLFKRFAYADYLKTFFSRELDRKSRLHKLRVSQN, encoded by the exons ATGGAGTCCAATCTTGAAACATTAATCCCAAGAAGCAGCCTCCCGGTGCCCTATGTTCAGGACCTGGCAAAGAAATCGTTGGCTACAGTTCCATCTAGGTATGTAAGACCTGATCAGGACCCTCCGTTTCGATCCGATTCTTCTTCGCCCGGTCAGGTTCCGATCATCGACATGAACAAATTGCTTTCAGAAGAATCCGAGCTCGATAAATTTCATAATGCTTGCAAAGATTGGGGGTTCTTTCAG tTGATTAACCATGGAGTTAGTGAGTCATTGGTGGAGACAATGAAAGCAGAAgctacaaatttttttaatcttccGACGGATGAGAAAAAGAAATTTGCAAGTAAAAAAGGAGAAGTTGAAGGGTATGGTCAATTATGTGTTCTCTCCGAAGAACAAAAGCTTGATTGGTGTGATCTCTTAAGCCTCACCACTATCCCCGTCCATTTGCGAAAGGACTATTTGTTACCAAAATTCCCTCTTCCATTAAg AAATGCCCTTGAAGCTTACTCGAAAGAAATGGAAAATCTTggcatgaaaataataaatgtaatgGCAAAATCTCTAAGTATAAAACCTAGTGATGATATGGTGAGACTATTTGAACCAGAAGGGTGGCAGGCAATGAGATTGAATTATTATCCTCCATGTCCAGAACCTGAGCTTGTAATGGGTCTTTCTCCTCATTCAGATGGCAGTGGAGTCACCATTCTTCTGCAAGTCAATGAAACCGACGGACTCCAGGTTAAGAAGGACGGAAATTGGATCCCGATTCAATCCGCCGATAATGCTTTTATTATCAACATCGGAGACATGCTTGAG GTTATGTCGAATGGAATTTATTCAAGTATAGAGCATAGAGCAGTAATTGACTCAGTAAAAGAGAGAATTTCGATTGCAACATTTTGTAGCCCAAGATTGGAT TTTCATAATGCTTGCAAAGATTGGGGGTTCTTTCAG TTGGTTAACCATGGAGTTAGTGAGTCATTGGTGGAGAAAATGAAAGTAGAagctaaaaatttatttaatcttCCGAGTGATGAGAAAAGAAAATTTGCTAGCATAAAAGGAGAAGTTGAAGGGTATGGTCAATTATTTGTTGTCTCCGAAGAACAAAAACTTGATTGGTGTGATCTCTTAAGCCTCACCCTAATCCCTATCCATTCGAGGAAGGACTATTTGTTACCAAACTTCCCTCTTCCATTAAG AAATGCCCTTGAAGCTTACTCGAAAGAAATGGAAAATCTTAGcaagaaaatatttaatttaatgacaaaatctctaaaaatagaGCCTAGTGATGATCTGGTGAGACTATTTGAACCAGAAGGATGGCAAGTAATGAGATTGAGTTACTATCCTCCATGTCCACAGCCTGAACTTGTAATGGGCCTTTCTCCTCATTCAGATGGCAGTGGAGTCACCATCCTTCTGCAAGTCAATGAAATCGACGGACTTCAGGTTAAGAAGGACGGAAATTGGGTTCTGATTCAACCCGTCGCTAATGCTTTTATCATTAATATCGGAGACATGCTTGAG GTTATATCGAATGGAATTTATCCAAGTATAGAGCATAGAGCAGTAGTTAACTCAGTGAAAGAGAGAATTTCAATTTCCACGTTTTGTAGCCCAAGATTGGATGCAGAGATCGGTCCGATGCCGAGTCTGATTACTCCCCAAACTGCACCATTGTTCAAAAGATTCGCATATGCAGACTACTTGAAAACCTTCTTTTCTCGTGAACTCGATCGAAAATCTCGACTTCATAAGCTAAGGGTTTCTCAAAATTGA